From a single Apium graveolens cultivar Ventura chromosome 2, ASM990537v1, whole genome shotgun sequence genomic region:
- the LOC141696470 gene encoding uncharacterized protein LOC141696470, whose protein sequence is MSHQLLGSDGVKNMWETIELLMEGTEEVKENRMDILTTQYEVFKLQPGETLSSLFERYARLSSELKLQGKEQEQRAIIYGPGSIDSKSTTLTKTTTLVACEPETQEVKIAPSSTIKEIIEYESVHGEPEDESEFYTQEELEELEDKSMAYMAAKFSHVRFRGKPNYKSRCSSGRFQKGSYSSGSSSRGGYKSRCIDKSKIRCYNCNELGHFVSDCRNPKAVKGKGSYKKKETYEDLKRQNKKLKHKLNAYVLRKTDENIFLKEKAEMILIRMKRKSM, encoded by the exons atgagtcatcaactttTAGGAAGTGATGGTGTGAAGAATATGTGGGAAACCATTGAGCTGTTGatggaaggtacagaagaagtcaaagaaaataGGATGGATATTCTGACAACTCAGTATGAAGTATTTAAACTTCAACCTGGAGAAacactgtcttcactctttgaaAGATATGCAAGACTGTCAAGTGAATTGAAGCTACAAGGGAAA GAACAAGAGCAGAGAGCTATTATCTATGGCCCTGGTTctattgacagtaagagtacgacACTTACAAAAACCACAACACTTGTTGCTTGTGAACCTGAAACTCAAGAAGTCAAGattgcaccctcctcaacaatcaaGGAAATTATTGAATATGAAAGTGTTCATGGTGAGCCGGAAGATGAAAGTGAGTTCTACACTCAGGAAGAACTTGAAGAGTTGGAGGAtaaatctatggcatacatggctgcaaaatttagtcatgttagattcagagGAAAACCCAACTATAAATCAAGGTGTTCATCTGGGAGATTTCAAAAGGgaagctactcatcagggtcaagctcTAGAGGAGGTTACAAGTCAAGATGTATAGACAAGAGCAAGATTAGatgttacaactgcaatgagttgggacactttgtaTCTGATTGCAGAAATCCCAAGGCAGTAAAAGGAAAAGGTTCTTATAAAAAGAAAgaaacttatgaagatctgaaGAGGCAGAATAAAAAGTTGAAACATAAGTTGAATGCTTATGTGTTAAGGAAAACGGACGAGAATATATTTCTGAAGGAAAAAGCTGAGATGATACTGATTaggatgaagaggaagagtatgtGA